A region of Campylobacter concisus DNA encodes the following proteins:
- a CDS encoding glycosyltransferase, whose protein sequence is MDDLAPIVLFVYNRLDHTKQTLEALLANELANQSEIFIYSDAAKSRNDEIKVAEVREYIKKVSGFKKVTIIQRERNFGLASNIIDGVTKIVNEYGKIIVLEDDLITSPYFLSFMNKGLELYKGEPRVASIHGYVYPIDGLPETFFIKGADCWGWATWSDKWSIFEPNGQKLLDEIRKLKLEKEIDFNGSYGFVKMLKSQIVGKNNSWAIRWYASTFLNGMLTLYPGKSYVQNIGFDSQATHCKIKTNLFDIDLNKNIVIDKIDIKEDLTARKKFEIFFKKINPNLIQRILLKVKRLIKL, encoded by the coding sequence TTGGATGATTTAGCACCCATAGTATTATTTGTATATAATCGTCTTGATCATACAAAACAAACATTAGAAGCCTTATTAGCTAATGAGCTGGCTAATCAAAGTGAAATATTTATATACTCAGATGCAGCCAAAAGTCGAAATGATGAAATAAAAGTTGCAGAAGTAAGAGAATATATAAAAAAAGTAAGTGGATTTAAAAAGGTTACCATTATACAAAGAGAAAGAAATTTTGGTCTGGCTAGCAATATAATAGACGGTGTTACAAAGATTGTAAACGAGTATGGTAAGATAATAGTTCTTGAAGATGATTTGATCACAAGTCCTTATTTTTTAAGTTTTATGAATAAAGGATTAGAGCTATACAAAGGCGAGCCAAGAGTTGCCTCTATTCACGGATATGTTTATCCTATAGATGGCCTTCCTGAAACTTTTTTTATCAAGGGGGCTGATTGTTGGGGATGGGCTACCTGGAGTGATAAATGGAGTATTTTTGAGCCAAATGGACAAAAGTTATTAGATGAAATAAGGAAACTAAAACTTGAAAAAGAGATAGATTTTAATGGTAGTTATGGATTTGTCAAGATGCTAAAGTCTCAAATTGTAGGAAAAAATAATTCATGGGCTATTAGATGGTATGCTAGTACCTTCTTAAATGGCATGTTAACTCTTTATCCAGGAAAAAGCTATGTTCAAAATATTGGATTTGATAGTCAGGCAACCCATTGTAAGATTAAAACTAATTTATTTGATATAGATTTAAATAAAAATATTGTAATTGATAAAATAGACATTAAAGAAGATTTAACTGCTAGAAAAAAATTTGAGATATTTTTTAAGAAAATAAATCCAAATTTGATACAGAGAATATTATTAAAAGTAAAGAGACTAATTAAATTATGA